In a genomic window of Diabrotica undecimpunctata isolate CICGRU chromosome 2, icDiaUnde3, whole genome shotgun sequence:
- the LOC140435095 gene encoding uncharacterized protein has product MELSKEQKELIDQVAKENGFSDYQVISNAGSFKGDNFLGVISTITIKNGDKTLDLILKSAHTNEAFRKAAPLHEIYGREIYLYNRVFEEFKKFEEEHNIKDPFISTPKVYLCSSEKGHEALLMENLKSQGYKLWNKKNTMNPGHIKAVLKEYAKFHAISLAMKDKCPDEFSKLASKVYGNVFEENPEFSNEEKLQQFVKSAMSNGFEAVAGDSELTKCVKNLEDKIIDIFTKELKKEKFKLVISHGDCWCNNFLFKYEDPENIEKPSSLRIIDWQISSVTSPAYDVSYFFLVNSPKEVLNDYKTYMKLYHDTLSTQLQNFGCDPQKIFSYSMLEDHLKTLFPFGLYMSFMIVKVMVSESDEAPDLAEISEKDGDLINGMNFSVKNMAEYQRRIKDIILFLKDNNYV; this is encoded by the exons ATGGAATTAAGCAAAGAACAGAAAGAATTAATTGACCAAGTCGCAAAAGAAAATGGTTTCAGTGATTACCAAGTGATTTCAAATGCGGGATCGTTTAAAGGTGACAATTTTTTGGGAGTAATAAGTACTATTACAATTAAAAATGGTGACAAAACATTGGATCTAATTTTAAAATCGGCGCATACGAATGAAGCTTTTAGAAAAGCTGCTCCACTTCATGAAATTTATGGACGAGAAATATATTTGTATAATCGTGTTTTTGAGGAGtttaaaaaatttgaagaagaaCATAACATTAAAGATCCCTTTATCAGCACGCCAAAAGTATATCTGTGTTCTTCAGAAAAAGGTCACGAAGCACTTTTAATGGAAAACCTAAAATCACAAGGCTATAAACTTTGGAATAAGAAAAATACTATGAATCCTGGTCACATAAAAGCGGTTCTTAAAGAATATGCGAAATTCCACGCTATTTCTCTGGCCATGAAAGACAAATGTCCCGACGAATTTAGTAAACTTGCCTCCAAAGTTTATGGGAACGTTTTTGAAGAAAATCCGGAATTTAGCAATGAAGAAAAATTACAACAATTTGTAAAATCGGCGATGAGCAATGGATTCGAAGCAGTAGCAGGTGATTCGGAACTTACAAAATGTGTAAAAAATcttgaagataaaattattgatatttttacaaaagaactcaaaaaggaaaaatttaaatTGGTTATCAGTCATGGAGATTGCTGGTgtaataactttttatttaaatatgag GATcctgaaaatattgaaaaaccttCGAGTCTTCGCATAATTGACTGGCAAATATCTTCAGTTACGTCACCGGCATATGATGTAAGTTACTTCTTCCTAGTTAACAGTCCCAAGGAAGTACTGAATGATTACAAAACATATATGAAGTTATATCATGATACTCTGTCTACACAACTTCAGAATTTTGGATGTGATCCACAAAAGATTTTCTCGTATTCAATGTTAGAAGATCATTTAAAAACTCTATTTCCATTTGGTCTCTACATGAGTTTCATGATCGTTAAAGTAATGGTTTCTGAATCCGACGAAGCTCCAGATCTTGCAGAAATCtcagaaaaagatggcgatcttATAAACGGCATGAATTTCAGTGTTAAAAATATGGCTGAGTATCAAAGGCGAATAAAAGATATTATTCTATTTTTGAAAGATAATAACTATGTATAA